A genomic stretch from Streptomyces venezuelae ATCC 10712 includes:
- a CDS encoding type B 50S ribosomal protein L31 — MQQDKQPEYGPVVFRDRTAGYAFLTRSTATSDRTIEWDDGNTYPVIDVEISSESHPFYTGKARTVDSEGRVARFERRYGEEG, encoded by the coding sequence GTGCAGCAGGACAAGCAGCCCGAGTACGGCCCGGTGGTCTTCCGCGACCGCACCGCCGGGTACGCCTTTCTGACCCGGTCGACCGCGACCAGCGACCGGACCATCGAGTGGGACGACGGCAACACGTACCCGGTGATCGACGTGGAGATCTCCTCCGAGAGCCACCCGTTCTACACGGGCAAGGCCCGGACGGTGGACTCCGAGGGCCGGGTCGCCAGGTTCGAGCGCCGCTACGGCGAGGAGGGCTGA
- a CDS encoding SpoIIE family protein phosphatase, translating into MTSHGTSGPGPAGGTGRPSGTGAADGPPSGALTWTLAEAALRAVEEVGGYAGGVYLRSGTPGLLRLAVLVGLPGPVFRPWWRMHTNRPFPVAEVHRSGQSVHLPDVEEAMRRFPQLVASLPFPFASLYAPVVAGRERFGVLVALRAPTPGVPVGSQDRNRMTRGGLHLGEALAGLVRQGTTVEWPDEPVCVQLSTAGAPPVRFGAFDWDLDSGMVTMDRGLVEILGAEVTSPCRIEVLTSLLDPEDGYALWAAARQATGPDGRPVVRRIRLKGPDGGLHLLEVSTRARKDAPPPGAGANGSGAGLRLTCTLVDLGTGLIGSDATDRLPRAILAIDRLGRVTYVNERTERLLGRSRGSLAGRPLWEALPWFGHPFHEEQLRAALLSGDPVRFLAHPEPGRWLSVSLHPGRDGLTMVLVPEDDPARLKPRAGTPGPGARGPERAEDSLSLPDDRVSALYRPVALAIALSEAVTARQVSAVVTEELLPAFGGRQLAIYLLSERRLYLAWETGFPPGFLEPFDGVALDERVPGVETLTTGRALFFESMEQLGRTYPDLPLDAHSGARAFLPLIASGRPVGSCILGFDRPRGFSPEERTVLTALAGLIAQALERAQRYDTESAVARGLQDALLPHRLPVWEGVDTVGRYLPGTQGMDVGGDWYDVIETGQGHLALVIGDVQGHGVAAAATMGQLRSAVRAFALAGHRPQDVMRGTNRLLIDLDPGQFASCCYVLLDPESGELRAVRAGHPPPLMLRPDGTTELVQLAGGMVLGIDDRASYPVTRLLLPPGAVLALFTDGLVERPGQDIDDGIALLRQALAATGSLPLADAADRLIREARQVTSRPDDIALLLAARRPDHR; encoded by the coding sequence GTGACCTCCCACGGCACGTCCGGCCCCGGCCCGGCGGGCGGTACCGGGCGTCCGTCCGGGACAGGAGCTGCCGACGGGCCTCCTTCGGGTGCGCTGACCTGGACCTTGGCGGAGGCGGCGCTGCGCGCGGTCGAGGAGGTCGGCGGGTATGCGGGCGGGGTCTATCTGCGGTCCGGGACGCCGGGGCTGCTGCGCCTCGCGGTCCTGGTGGGCCTGCCGGGTCCGGTGTTCCGTCCGTGGTGGCGGATGCACACCAACCGTCCGTTCCCGGTGGCCGAGGTGCATCGCTCGGGGCAGTCCGTGCACCTCCCGGACGTCGAGGAGGCCATGCGGCGGTTTCCGCAGCTGGTGGCGAGTCTGCCGTTCCCCTTCGCCTCGCTGTACGCGCCGGTCGTCGCGGGCCGCGAACGCTTCGGTGTGCTCGTGGCGCTGCGGGCACCCACTCCGGGGGTCCCGGTCGGCTCCCAGGACCGGAACCGCATGACACGCGGCGGACTTCACCTCGGCGAGGCGCTGGCCGGCCTGGTCCGGCAGGGCACGACGGTCGAGTGGCCGGACGAACCGGTGTGCGTCCAGCTGTCCACGGCGGGGGCTCCGCCGGTCCGGTTCGGCGCCTTCGACTGGGACCTGGACAGCGGCATGGTCACCATGGACCGCGGACTCGTGGAGATCCTCGGCGCGGAGGTGACCTCGCCGTGCCGGATCGAGGTGCTCACCTCGCTCCTGGACCCGGAGGACGGATACGCCCTGTGGGCGGCCGCCCGGCAGGCCACGGGGCCCGACGGGCGGCCGGTGGTGCGCCGCATCCGCCTGAAGGGCCCGGACGGCGGCCTGCACCTCCTGGAGGTCTCCACGCGGGCGCGCAAGGACGCCCCGCCCCCGGGCGCCGGGGCGAACGGATCGGGCGCCGGACTGCGGCTCACCTGCACCCTCGTCGACCTGGGCACCGGCCTGATCGGCTCCGACGCCACGGACCGGCTTCCACGGGCGATCCTGGCCATCGACCGCCTCGGCCGCGTCACGTACGTCAACGAGCGCACGGAGCGGCTGCTCGGCCGCTCCAGGGGCTCCCTGGCGGGACGGCCGCTGTGGGAGGCCCTGCCGTGGTTCGGCCATCCGTTCCACGAGGAGCAGCTGCGCGCCGCGCTCCTCTCCGGCGACCCGGTGCGTTTCCTTGCCCACCCGGAACCCGGCCGGTGGCTGTCGGTGTCCCTGCATCCCGGCCGGGACGGTCTGACGATGGTGCTGGTCCCCGAGGACGATCCGGCCCGGCTCAAGCCCCGCGCCGGGACCCCGGGGCCCGGCGCCAGGGGCCCGGAGCGGGCGGAGGACAGTCTCTCGCTGCCCGACGACCGGGTCTCGGCCCTGTACCGGCCGGTGGCCCTCGCGATCGCGCTGTCCGAGGCGGTGACGGCCCGCCAGGTGTCGGCTGTGGTGACGGAGGAGCTGCTCCCCGCGTTCGGCGGGCGCCAGCTGGCGATCTATCTGCTGAGCGAACGGCGGTTGTACCTGGCCTGGGAGACGGGTTTCCCGCCGGGCTTCCTGGAACCCTTCGACGGGGTGGCCCTGGACGAGCGGGTGCCGGGGGTCGAGACGCTGACCACGGGCCGGGCGCTGTTCTTCGAGTCGATGGAGCAGCTGGGGCGGACGTATCCGGATCTTCCGCTGGACGCGCACTCGGGGGCGCGGGCGTTCCTGCCGCTGATCGCCTCGGGCCGGCCGGTCGGCTCCTGCATCCTCGGCTTCGACCGGCCGCGCGGGTTCAGCCCTGAGGAGCGGACGGTCCTCACGGCCCTGGCGGGCCTCATCGCGCAGGCGCTCGAGCGGGCGCAGCGGTACGACACGGAGTCGGCGGTGGCACGGGGCCTCCAGGACGCGCTGCTCCCGCACCGGCTGCCGGTGTGGGAGGGCGTGGACACCGTGGGCCGCTATCTGCCGGGCACCCAGGGGATGGACGTCGGCGGGGACTGGTACGACGTGATCGAGACGGGGCAGGGGCACCTCGCCCTGGTGATCGGCGACGTCCAGGGGCACGGGGTGGCGGCCGCGGCCACGATGGGTCAGCTGCGCAGCGCGGTGCGGGCCTTCGCGCTGGCCGGCCATCGGCCGCAGGACGTGATGCGGGGCACGAACCGGCTGCTCATCGACCTGGATCCGGGGCAGTTCGCGAGCTGTTGCTACGTACTGCTCGATCCGGAGTCGGGGGAGCTGCGGGCGGTACGGGCGGGGCATCCGCCGCCGTTGATGCTGCGGCCGGACGGGACGACGGAGCTGGTGCAGCTGGCGGGCGGGATGGTGCTCGGCATCGACGACCGTGCCTCGTACCCGGTGACGCGGCTGCTGCTGCCGCCCGGCGCGGTCCTCGCGCTGTTCACGGATGGTCTGGTGGAGCGGCCGGGGCAGGACATCGACGACGGCATCGCGCTGCTGCGGCAGGCCCTGGCGGCGACGGGTTCGCTGCCGCTCGCGGACGCGGCGGACCGGCTGATCCGGGAGGCCCGGCAGGTCACCTCGCGGCCCGACGACATCGCGCTGCTGCTGGCGGCCCGTCGGCCCGACCACCGCTGA
- a CDS encoding alpha/beta fold hydrolase: MTGRVLPYDVHGDGPRRVLALHNWFGDRTSFAPLRAHLDDASGSYAFVDCRGYGEAVDHPGEYTMEEVAADALAVADDLGWDTFSVIGHSMGGKAAQLMLLDAPGRIESIIGISAVSAAGFPLDEETWGLFAGAAEDPGHRRAIIDNTTGGRYGDAWLQGLVDRSVGRSSATAFRAYLDSWSRTDFHERVRDNPVPVLLVVGAHDPALGADAMEATWLRWYPNARLEVLKDAGHYAPEETPQALAEAIEAFLAS; the protein is encoded by the coding sequence ATGACGGGCCGAGTTCTTCCGTACGACGTACACGGCGACGGACCCCGGAGGGTCCTCGCGCTGCACAACTGGTTCGGCGACCGCACCAGCTTCGCCCCGCTGCGCGCCCATCTCGACGACGCCTCCGGTTCGTACGCCTTCGTCGACTGCCGGGGCTACGGCGAGGCCGTCGACCACCCGGGGGAGTACACGATGGAGGAGGTCGCGGCCGACGCGCTCGCCGTCGCCGACGACCTCGGCTGGGACACCTTCTCCGTCATCGGCCACTCGATGGGAGGCAAAGCCGCCCAGCTGATGCTCCTCGACGCCCCCGGGCGGATCGAGTCGATCATCGGCATCTCGGCCGTGTCGGCGGCGGGCTTCCCCCTCGACGAGGAGACCTGGGGCCTCTTCGCCGGCGCGGCCGAGGACCCCGGCCACCGCCGCGCCATCATCGACAACACCACCGGTGGCCGGTACGGCGACGCCTGGCTGCAGGGCCTCGTCGACCGCTCCGTCGGACGCTCGTCGGCCACCGCCTTCCGCGCCTATCTGGACTCCTGGTCCCGCACCGACTTCCACGAGCGCGTCCGCGACAACCCCGTCCCCGTGCTGCTCGTCGTCGGCGCCCACGACCCGGCGCTCGGCGCCGACGCGATGGAGGCCACCTGGCTGCGCTGGTACCCGAACGCGCGCCTCGAAGTCCTGAAGGACGCCGGCCACTACGCGCCCGAGGAGACCCCGCAGGCCCTCGCCGAGGCCATCGAGGCGTTCCTGGCTTCCTGA
- a CDS encoding protein-tyrosine phosphatase family protein, with the protein MTETWNTNDPGVLRLPSGRLVRGRALRRPVPAGPTPAFAVYLLGRRPPEAPWEVKWLRWPDFWLPSSHSEAQAVLGEAWARAGDERVEIACGGGRGRTGTALACLAVLDGVPAAQAVDFVRQNYDTRAVETPWQKRYVRRFAD; encoded by the coding sequence GTGACCGAGACTTGGAACACGAATGACCCTGGTGTGCTGCGGCTTCCCTCCGGGCGCCTGGTCCGTGGCCGGGCGCTTCGCCGACCGGTTCCGGCCGGTCCGACGCCTGCCTTCGCCGTCTATCTGCTCGGCAGGCGGCCTCCCGAGGCCCCCTGGGAAGTCAAGTGGCTGCGCTGGCCGGACTTCTGGCTGCCCAGCAGTCACAGCGAGGCCCAAGCCGTCCTGGGTGAGGCATGGGCTCGTGCCGGCGACGAACGCGTCGAGATCGCCTGCGGCGGTGGCCGTGGCCGAACCGGCACGGCCCTGGCCTGTCTCGCCGTCCTGGACGGAGTACCTGCCGCCCAGGCCGTGGACTTCGTGCGCCAGAACTACGACACCCGTGCCGTCGAAACCCCCTGGCAGAAGCGCTACGTCCGCCGCTTCGCCGACTGA
- a CDS encoding phosphoribosyltransferase family protein has protein sequence MFFSDRTDAGRQLAARLDHLKGHDVVVLGLPRGGVPVAAEVADALDAPLDICLVRKLGVPAQPELAMGALGEGGVRVVNERVLREVGVEARDLAAVERREHIELDQRALRYRGSRPSVPLEGRTVLVVDDGLATGATALAACRVVRAGGAARIVLAVPVAPQGWTARLGGEADETVSVHTPEVFYAIGQFYQDFSQTPDAEVVACLDRNRAAHGPVVTDTDVRIPVAKRVTLAGTLAVPEGATGIVVFAHGSGSGRHSPRNREVASALNAARLGTLLFDLLTEAEAVDRAHVFDTPLLAERLTRTTEWLAGRPEAEGLPLGYFGASTGAAAALSAAGEPGSPVAAVVSRGGRPDLAGDHLAQVRAPTLLVVGSRDALVLDLNRRARSLLRCESRLTEVEGATHLFEEPGALEEVAELATSWFTEHFRDQ, from the coding sequence ATGTTCTTCAGCGATCGCACCGATGCCGGTCGGCAGCTGGCCGCCCGGCTCGACCACCTCAAGGGCCATGACGTGGTGGTGCTCGGCCTGCCACGCGGCGGGGTGCCGGTGGCGGCGGAGGTGGCCGACGCGCTCGACGCACCGCTGGACATCTGCCTCGTGCGGAAGCTCGGCGTGCCGGCTCAGCCGGAGCTCGCGATGGGCGCGCTCGGCGAGGGCGGCGTGCGCGTGGTCAACGAGCGGGTGCTCCGCGAGGTGGGGGTGGAGGCGCGTGACCTCGCCGCGGTCGAGCGGCGCGAGCACATCGAGCTCGATCAGCGGGCCCTCCGATACCGGGGCAGCAGGCCGTCGGTGCCGCTCGAAGGCCGGACGGTGCTGGTCGTCGACGACGGTCTCGCGACCGGCGCCACGGCTCTGGCCGCCTGCCGGGTGGTACGGGCCGGGGGCGCCGCGCGGATCGTCCTGGCGGTACCGGTCGCACCCCAGGGCTGGACGGCCCGGCTCGGCGGGGAGGCGGACGAGACCGTGAGCGTCCACACGCCGGAGGTGTTCTACGCGATCGGCCAGTTCTACCAGGACTTCTCGCAGACGCCGGACGCCGAGGTGGTGGCCTGCCTCGACCGGAACCGGGCAGCGCACGGTCCGGTCGTGACGGACACGGACGTACGCATCCCGGTCGCGAAGCGCGTCACCCTCGCCGGCACGCTCGCGGTGCCCGAGGGTGCCACCGGCATCGTGGTGTTCGCGCACGGCAGCGGTAGCGGCAGGCACAGCCCGCGCAACCGGGAGGTCGCGTCCGCGCTCAACGCGGCGAGACTCGGCACCCTGCTGTTCGACCTGCTCACGGAGGCCGAGGCGGTCGACCGGGCGCATGTCTTCGACACCCCGCTGCTCGCGGAACGGCTCACCCGGACCACGGAGTGGCTGGCGGGCCGGCCGGAGGCGGAAGGGCTTCCGCTGGGGTACTTCGGCGCGAGCACGGGAGCGGCGGCCGCGCTGTCCGCGGCGGGCGAGCCGGGCTCCCCGGTGGCCGCCGTCGTCTCACGCGGTGGCCGACCGGACCTCGCGGGCGACCACCTGGCCCAGGTCCGGGCCCCGACGCTGCTCGTGGTCGGGAGCCGGGACGCGCTGGTCCTGGACCTCAACCGGCGGGCCCGGTCCCTGCTGCGCTGCGAGAGCCGGCTGACCGAGGTGGAGGGCGCCACGCACCTGTTCGAGGAGCCGGGCGCCCTGGAGGAGGTGGCGGAGCTCGCCACCTCCTGGTTCACCGAGCACTTCCGGGATCAGTAG
- a CDS encoding LysM peptidoglycan-binding domain-containing protein, with amino-acid sequence MPAHGKHRRPRRPVSRGLALVGTGGAALALPLIAPAVAGAAPVSGATTSVAAEAAAAPAALSAAPAAAKAPAAPAAARTYTVVSGDSLSLIAQKKGIQGGWKGLYKANRSAVGDNPSLIHPGLELTLRRDSAKPAPAPAEKTARKQAKKASTTERASRSERRAATPAVATNTGSSAAAPAAAAAPAQAAPAAATNYADNLDGWIQESLAIMAQRGIPGSYEGIHRNIMRESSGNPQAINLWDSNAMAGTPSKGLLQVIEPTFLAYHVPGTSMDLFDPVANITAACNYAADRYGSIDNVNGAY; translated from the coding sequence ATGCCTGCTCACGGTAAGCACCGCCGCCCCCGCCGCCCCGTCTCGCGCGGACTCGCCCTGGTCGGAACGGGCGGAGCCGCACTCGCCCTCCCGCTGATCGCCCCCGCCGTGGCCGGCGCCGCGCCCGTCTCCGGAGCGACGACCTCGGTCGCCGCCGAGGCCGCGGCCGCACCCGCCGCCCTCTCCGCCGCTCCGGCCGCCGCCAAGGCTCCCGCCGCCCCGGCCGCCGCGCGCACCTACACCGTCGTCAGCGGTGACTCCCTTTCCCTGATCGCCCAGAAGAAGGGAATTCAGGGCGGCTGGAAGGGCCTTTACAAGGCCAACCGCAGCGCCGTGGGTGACAACCCGTCACTCATTCACCCGGGACTGGAACTGACTCTTCGTCGGGATTCCGCGAAGCCCGCCCCCGCGCCGGCCGAGAAGACCGCCAGGAAGCAGGCGAAGAAGGCCTCGACGACCGAGCGCGCGAGCCGCTCCGAGCGCCGTGCGGCCACCCCCGCCGTCGCGACGAACACGGGTTCCTCCGCCGCCGCTCCGGCCGCCGCCGCCGCTCCCGCCCAGGCCGCCCCGGCCGCCGCCACCAACTACGCGGACAACCTCGACGGCTGGATCCAGGAGTCGCTGGCCATCATGGCCCAGCGCGGCATCCCCGGCTCGTACGAGGGGATCCACCGCAACATCATGCGGGAGTCCTCCGGCAACCCCCAGGCCATCAACCTGTGGGACTCCAACGCGATGGCCGGCACCCCCTCGAAGGGCCTGCTCCAGGTCATCGAGCCGACCTTCCTCGCGTACCACGTGCCCGGCACCTCGATGGACCTGTTCGACCCGGTCGCCAACATCACGGCCGCCTGCAACTACGCGGCCGACCGCTACGGCTCCATCGACAACGTCAACGGGGCCTACTGA
- a CDS encoding DUF6197 family protein: MPSPASLLSPDAPDALDREAAALHESATWQRIVADLTAPPVPEAADPEGWRDLLSVPVERLVADALDAVPPPLPAERRLPGRLAAVLPDRLHAWRRIGSTELRPSVHLGYARLVLTEWGWQNAPYKLRDVRGARCVCGALLAAHRLGHGSEATMNEAAAWIMTELRSRGWQELIGPWNRAPGRTAADAVALLDAAIRRAAQAGR; the protein is encoded by the coding sequence ATGCCGTCCCCTGCCTCCCTGCTCAGCCCCGATGCCCCCGACGCCCTCGACCGCGAGGCCGCCGCACTCCACGAGAGCGCCACCTGGCAGCGGATCGTCGCGGACCTGACCGCGCCGCCGGTGCCCGAGGCCGCCGACCCGGAGGGCTGGCGGGACCTCCTGTCGGTGCCGGTGGAGCGGCTCGTGGCCGACGCGCTCGACGCAGTGCCGCCGCCCCTCCCCGCCGAGAGACGTCTCCCCGGCCGGCTCGCCGCCGTACTGCCCGACCGGCTGCACGCCTGGCGCCGCATCGGCAGCACCGAGCTGCGCCCCTCGGTCCACCTGGGCTACGCGCGCCTCGTCCTGACGGAGTGGGGCTGGCAGAACGCCCCGTACAAGCTGCGCGACGTGCGGGGGGCCCGGTGTGTCTGCGGGGCACTGCTCGCCGCGCACCGGCTGGGCCACGGCAGCGAGGCGACGATGAACGAGGCCGCCGCCTGGATCATGACCGAGCTCCGGTCGCGGGGATGGCAGGAGCTGATCGGACCCTGGAACCGGGCCCCGGGCCGTACGGCCGCCGACGCGGTGGCCCTCCTCGACGCCGCGATCCGGCGCGCCGCGCAGGCCGGCCGCTGA
- a CDS encoding phosphocholine-specific phospholipase C: MIPISRRGFVGIGAGLVAGAALPTAPASAAAKSATGTLTDVKHVVILMQENRSFDHYFGTLRGVRGFADRAAGNLPGGWGMFNQPNWGGRHYPWKLSDTPPAGGVDGETLAQCNGDLPHSWTSQHAAWNKGRLDNWVTGVGNTRTLGHLDREDIPFHHALADHYTICDAYFCSALSATGPNRTFLWSGKIDGSSKDGGDESGLTWETYAEALQRAGVSWKVYQNAQDNYGDNGLAYFKKFTDARPGDPLYDRGMGSVPQVTGSTPDDIAAAIRADVVAGTLPQVSWVVASEAFSEHPYAPPGDGAHFVDLVYRALAADAEVFDSTVLFLNYDENDGFFDHVPPPVAPPGTPGEYLDGVPIGLGFRVPMIVMSPWTRGGWVSSEVFDHTSVLRFMETWTKALGTPATCPNISAWRRQVTGDLTGVFDFAHPVYGVPAGLPSTAKVIGQSTCGPLPNPAPQNNALPAQEPGTRPARALPYQVNGNLDRFEFGAAGKILAWFSMTNQGAEAKRAAHFSIHPHQHRDTAAWQYTVDAGGTATDYFNIGLGSGSGKYDISMMGPNRFLRRFIGDASKAGKAVEVAARFAPESGSGRTALWFRMSNTSAGPVTFTIRSNAYRTDGPWTYTVPANSTREDFFNAVAYNNGWYDFTIVADIDGTWSRRYTGHIETGAASISG, encoded by the coding sequence ATGATTCCCATCAGCCGCAGAGGATTCGTCGGCATCGGGGCGGGGCTCGTGGCGGGCGCGGCGCTCCCGACGGCGCCGGCGTCCGCCGCCGCGAAGTCGGCCACCGGCACCCTCACCGACGTCAAGCACGTGGTGATCCTCATGCAGGAGAACCGCAGCTTCGACCACTACTTCGGCACCCTACGCGGAGTGCGCGGTTTCGCCGACCGCGCCGCCGGCAACCTGCCGGGCGGCTGGGGGATGTTCAACCAGCCCAACTGGGGCGGCCGCCACTACCCGTGGAAGCTCAGCGACACCCCGCCCGCCGGCGGGGTCGACGGCGAGACCCTCGCCCAGTGCAACGGCGACCTGCCGCACAGCTGGACCTCGCAGCACGCCGCCTGGAACAAGGGCCGCCTCGACAACTGGGTCACCGGCGTCGGCAACACCCGCACGCTGGGCCACCTCGACCGCGAGGACATCCCCTTCCACCACGCGCTCGCCGACCACTACACGATCTGCGACGCCTACTTCTGTTCGGCGCTGAGCGCGACCGGACCCAACCGCACCTTCCTGTGGAGCGGGAAGATCGACGGCTCCAGCAAGGACGGCGGTGACGAGTCGGGCCTCACCTGGGAGACGTACGCCGAGGCGCTCCAACGCGCCGGGGTGAGCTGGAAGGTCTACCAGAACGCGCAGGACAACTACGGCGACAACGGCCTCGCCTACTTCAAGAAGTTCACCGACGCGCGGCCCGGCGACCCGCTGTACGACCGCGGCATGGGCTCGGTTCCCCAGGTGACCGGGTCGACCCCGGACGACATCGCCGCGGCGATCCGCGCGGACGTCGTCGCGGGCACCCTGCCCCAGGTGTCCTGGGTGGTCGCGAGCGAGGCCTTCTCCGAGCACCCGTACGCACCGCCCGGGGACGGCGCCCACTTCGTGGACCTCGTCTACCGGGCGCTCGCCGCCGACGCCGAGGTCTTCGACTCGACGGTGCTGTTCCTCAACTACGACGAGAACGACGGCTTCTTCGACCACGTGCCGCCGCCGGTCGCGCCGCCGGGAACCCCGGGCGAGTACCTCGACGGCGTACCGATCGGCCTGGGCTTCCGGGTCCCCATGATTGTCATGTCCCCGTGGACCCGGGGCGGCTGGGTGAGCTCCGAGGTCTTCGACCACACCTCCGTGCTGCGCTTCATGGAGACGTGGACGAAGGCCCTCGGCACCCCGGCCACCTGCCCCAACATCAGTGCCTGGCGACGGCAGGTGACGGGCGATCTGACCGGCGTCTTCGATTTCGCCCACCCGGTGTACGGCGTTCCCGCCGGCCTGCCGTCCACGGCGAAGGTCATCGGCCAGTCGACCTGCGGCCCGCTGCCGAACCCCGCCCCGCAGAACAACGCCCTGCCCGCGCAGGAGCCGGGCACCCGCCCGGCGCGAGCCCTGCCGTACCAGGTGAACGGCAACCTCGACCGCTTCGAGTTCGGGGCGGCGGGCAAGATCCTGGCCTGGTTCTCGATGACCAACCAGGGCGCCGAGGCCAAGCGGGCGGCCCACTTCTCGATCCACCCCCACCAGCACCGCGACACGGCCGCGTGGCAGTACACGGTCGACGCGGGCGGCACGGCCACCGACTACTTCAACATCGGCCTCGGGTCCGGGTCCGGGAAGTACGACATCTCGATGATGGGGCCCAACCGCTTCCTGCGCCGGTTCATCGGCGACGCATCGAAGGCGGGCAAGGCCGTCGAGGTGGCGGCCCGCTTCGCGCCCGAGTCGGGGAGCGGCCGGACGGCGCTGTGGTTCCGGATGAGCAACACCTCGGCGGGGCCGGTGACGTTCACCATCCGCTCGAACGCCTACCGCACGGACGGCCCGTGGACGTACACCGTGCCGGCGAACTCGACGCGTGAGGACTTCTTCAACGCGGTGGCGTACAACAACGGCTGGTACGACTTCACGATCGTGGCCGACATCGACGGGACCTGGTCGCGGCGCTACACCGGTCACATCGAGACGGGAGCAGCGAGCATCAGCGGCTGA
- a CDS encoding DeoR/GlpR family DNA-binding transcription regulator, with translation MSKHERWNTLLELLAASGKLEVEEAATALDVSAATIRRDLDELAEQQLLIRTRGGAVAHGVSYELPLRYKSTRHAAEKRRIAETVADLIAPGEVVGLNGGTTTTEVARALALRFAGGRADTAGTAGVTGAASAGPALTVVTNALNIAGELAVRPQIKIVTTGGVARPQTYELVGPLTVGVLNEVVLDVVVLGVDGVEPGLGVMAHQEDEASISRLFAERASRVVVVTDSSKMGRRAFARICGLDRIDLLVTDTGIDAEAVAQLTEAGVKVLTV, from the coding sequence ATGTCCAAGCACGAGCGGTGGAACACGCTCCTTGAACTACTGGCGGCCTCGGGGAAGCTGGAGGTCGAGGAGGCGGCGACCGCCCTCGACGTCTCCGCCGCCACGATCCGCCGGGACCTCGACGAGCTCGCCGAGCAGCAGTTGTTGATACGAACCCGGGGCGGGGCCGTCGCGCACGGCGTCTCGTACGAGCTGCCGCTGCGCTACAAGTCGACCCGGCACGCGGCGGAGAAGCGGCGGATCGCGGAGACGGTCGCCGATCTGATCGCGCCGGGCGAGGTCGTGGGGCTCAACGGCGGCACGACGACCACCGAGGTCGCACGGGCCCTCGCCCTGCGGTTCGCCGGTGGCCGCGCCGATACGGCGGGGACGGCCGGGGTGACGGGCGCGGCGTCCGCCGGCCCCGCGCTCACCGTCGTCACGAACGCGCTGAACATCGCGGGCGAGCTCGCGGTGCGCCCGCAGATCAAGATCGTCACCACCGGCGGGGTCGCCCGGCCCCAGACCTACGAGCTGGTGGGCCCCCTGACGGTGGGAGTGCTCAACGAGGTCGTTCTCGACGTGGTGGTGCTCGGGGTGGACGGCGTCGAGCCCGGGCTCGGCGTGATGGCGCATCAGGAGGACGAGGCGAGCATCAGCCGGCTGTTCGCGGAGCGGGCCAGCCGGGTCGTCGTGGTGACCGACTCCTCGAAGATGGGCCGCCGCGCCTTCGCCCGGATCTGTGGTCTGGACCGGATCGACCTGCTCGTGACCGACACGGGCATCGACGCGGAGGCGGTCGCCCAGCTCACCGAGGCCGGGGTGAAGGTCCTCACCGTCTGA
- a CDS encoding SIS domain-containing protein: MSTTRTAVEIASQPTTWRQAARTLPQHTSALPRRGERVAVIGCGTSWFMALAYAELRESGGHGETDAFAASEFPYGRRYDRVVAITRSGTTSEVLAVLSRLRGTVPTGAVTADPTTPVMDLADAVAVLDFADEESVVQTRFATTALALFRAHLESEDALPEGVAPVEEAARDAEQALTAPLDENVRTAEQITFLGSGWTYGLALEAGLKMREAAGAWTEAYPAMEYRHGPISITGPGRVTWGFGALPAGLADEVRKVGGTLSESDLDPLADLIRAQRLAVAVAEAQGLNPDTPRNLTRSVILTDAPA, encoded by the coding sequence ATGAGCACCACCCGCACCGCCGTGGAGATCGCCTCCCAGCCCACGACCTGGCGTCAGGCTGCCCGCACCCTGCCCCAGCACACCTCCGCGCTGCCCCGCCGCGGCGAGCGGGTCGCGGTGATCGGCTGCGGCACCTCCTGGTTCATGGCCCTCGCCTACGCCGAGCTGCGCGAGTCCGGCGGGCACGGCGAGACCGACGCCTTCGCCGCCTCGGAGTTCCCCTACGGCCGCCGCTACGACCGGGTCGTGGCGATCACCCGCTCCGGCACCACGAGCGAGGTGCTGGCCGTCCTGTCCCGGCTGCGCGGCACGGTCCCCACCGGCGCCGTCACGGCCGACCCGACGACCCCGGTCATGGACCTCGCCGACGCGGTCGCCGTCCTCGACTTCGCGGACGAGGAGTCCGTCGTCCAGACCCGCTTCGCCACCACGGCACTCGCCCTGTTCCGCGCCCACCTGGAATCCGAGGACGCCCTGCCCGAGGGCGTGGCCCCCGTCGAGGAGGCCGCCCGCGACGCCGAACAGGCCCTCACCGCACCCCTCGACGAGAACGTCCGCACGGCCGAGCAGATCACCTTCCTCGGCAGCGGCTGGACCTACGGACTCGCCCTGGAGGCCGGCCTCAAGATGCGTGAGGCGGCCGGCGCGTGGACCGAGGCCTACCCGGCCATGGAGTACCGCCACGGCCCCATCAGCATCACCGGACCCGGCCGCGTCACCTGGGGCTTCGGCGCCCTGCCCGCCGGACTCGCCGACGAGGTGCGCAAGGTCGGCGGCACCCTCTCCGAGAGCGACCTCGACCCGCTCGCGGACCTGATCAGGGCCCAGCGGCTCGCGGTGGCCGTCGCCGAGGCGCAGGGCCTGAACCCGGACACCCCCCGCAACCTCACCCGCTCGGTGATCCTCACCGACGCCCCCGCCTGA